From Vigna unguiculata cultivar IT97K-499-35 chromosome 5, ASM411807v1, whole genome shotgun sequence, the proteins below share one genomic window:
- the LOC114184653 gene encoding proline-rich receptor-like protein kinase PERK2 has product MSSGGPPNPSKGKEIAKPKAKKAPKRPCYLIKVPPTRPSTSIPIIVANTHSAPLQSTSPAVAPMPLPSIFVPIVEATPPPVMVPKPPFVMVPIPPPVMVPTPPRTMVPTLPPITVPTPRPPLVPTTPSIMVLTPPLMMMPIPPLVVVPQPSSSPSSVVVIPSPSLVPSPSIPASSNPTDADAVVVDLPPHE; this is encoded by the coding sequence ATGTCATCTGGTGGTCCACCTAATCCTAGTAAGGGGAAAGAGATAGCAAAGCCTAAAGCAAAAAAGGCACCAAAAAGGCCATGCTATCTAATAAAAGTTCCTCCTACAAGACCATCCACATCCATTCCAATCATTGTTGCTAACACACATAGTGCACCGTTACAATCGACCTCCCCGGCTGTTGCACCCATGCCATTACCATCCATATTTGTTCCTATTGTAGAGGCAACACCACCTCCTGTTATGGTACCCAAACCACCTTTTGTAATGGTACCCATACCACCTCCTGTTATGGTACCCACACCACCTCGTACTATGGTGCCCACTCTACCACCTATTACTGTACCCACACCACGCCCTCCTTTGGTACCTACAACACCTTCTATTATGGTACTCACACCACCTCTTATGATGATGCCAATTCCACCCCTTGTTGTGGTACCACAACCTTCTTCCTCACCCTCTTCTGTTGTTGTTATACCTTCTCCATCATTAGTCCCTTCACCTAGTATTCCCGCGTCTTCAAATCCCACTGATGCAGATGCTGTTGTTGTTGACCTTCCTCCCCATGAATGA